A window of Thermodesulfovibrio thiophilus DSM 17215 contains these coding sequences:
- a CDS encoding transketolase, whose translation MADIEFLKDKARQLRIEIVKMLTKAGSGHTGGSLSAADIVTALYFYKMKHDPQNPRWKERDRFVLSKGHAAPVLYAVLALSGYFDKSLLGSLRRLNSPLQGHPCCKSIPGIEVSTGSLGQGLSVANGMALGLRLERILSRVYCLLGDGEIQEGQIWEAAMTAAHYKIDNLCAIVDHNNLQIDGYCSDVMNVEPIEDKFIAFGWNVFTIDGHDMYEIINALDEAEKIKEKPTMIVANTVKGKGVSIFEGKVQYHGMAPTHEELEIALKELKNGQN comes from the coding sequence GTGGCAGATATAGAATTTTTAAAAGATAAAGCAAGACAACTAAGGATTGAAATTGTTAAAATGCTCACTAAAGCAGGATCTGGACATACAGGAGGAAGTCTTTCTGCAGCGGATATTGTAACTGCTCTTTATTTTTATAAAATGAAACACGACCCACAAAACCCTCGATGGAAAGAGCGTGACAGATTTGTTCTTTCAAAGGGGCATGCTGCACCGGTGCTTTATGCAGTTCTTGCATTATCAGGTTATTTTGATAAGTCATTACTTGGAAGTTTACGAAGGCTTAATTCACCTCTTCAGGGACATCCATGCTGTAAGAGCATTCCAGGCATTGAGGTCTCCACTGGTTCACTTGGTCAGGGGCTTTCTGTTGCAAATGGAATGGCTCTTGGATTGAGGCTTGAGAGGATTTTATCAAGAGTTTACTGCCTATTAGGAGATGGAGAAATTCAGGAAGGTCAGATTTGGGAAGCTGCCATGACGGCTGCTCATTATAAAATAGATAATCTCTGTGCAATAGTTGATCATAATAATTTACAGATTGATGGATATTGTTCAGATGTTATGAATGTCGAACCAATAGAAGATAAATTTATAGCTTTTGGATGGAATGTTTTTACAATCGATGGGCATGATATGTACGAAATTATTAATGCTCTTGATGAAGCTGAAAAGATAAAAGAAAAGCCTACAATGATTGTGGCAAACACTGTGAAAGGTAAAGGAGTTTCTATATTTGAAGGCAAAGTTCAATATCATGGGATGGCTCCCACCCATGAAGAGCTGGAGATTGCACTTAAGGAGTTAAAAAATGGGCAAAACTGA
- the polA gene encoding DNA polymerase I, with amino-acid sequence MDEIYLLDGSCFVYRAYHAIKALITSRGFPTNAIYGFIRMLLKLLKEKDVQYLLIAFDSPHPTKRHIVYEDYKITRPETPGDLPIQLEQIKKIIDAFGIKRIEIPGYEADDIIATVVLNLNNQSITNNIFIVSLDKDMLQLVSDNVKIYDPFSNLIIDRDYVIKKYGIPPEKLNDFMAFTGDSIDNIPGVKGIGEKTAAELMKRYGSVEAILKNLDIIKPARVAELIRKNIDSLKFSRELVALKSDAPIKLQIDDIKIKEQDNDKLTQLFQEFEFSTLLKEVVTKNNEIRNSDAITTIKAGIERILEKIHEKGVFTLTLTENKSDIFKTTSKVINSKDDYTINIGINGDIYEVALQDSKVNKILSLDALKIVYNAKEILKKLKHAGMKLYSPYFDIMIAAYLINPNRGKYNFNEITLEFLGKLYDSLESSNLIMFELYEKLHRELKEKELERLYFDIEMPLIDVLFEMEEAGIKINIDKLEALTKQISFELDKLREKIYGLAGAEFNINSPKQLSEVLYDKLGLKSRKRGKKARSTEMEVLEELSVQHELPQEVINYRTLNKLLTGYLLPLKDHINPATNRIHTKWSQTVAGTGRIVSSEPNLQNIPVKGQWAQLLREVFVPEDGFLFLSADYSQIELRLLAHLSEDPALIRAFKEGKDIHNATASEIFSVNENDVTEEQRRIAKTVNFGISYGISPFGLSESIKIPYEKAQELIDLYFLRYPQVKKFIEESIEFAKENGYVKTLFGRIRPVSEINSQNQFLRSQAERIAVNARVQGTAADIIKIAMVKIHNRIRQEMLNAKIILQIHDEIVLEVKEQLLGRVSDIVQNEMKDFNLKVPLEVNVFTGKSLNL; translated from the coding sequence ATGGATGAAATTTATCTTTTAGACGGAAGTTGTTTTGTTTACAGAGCCTATCACGCTATAAAGGCTTTGATCACATCCAGAGGCTTTCCAACCAATGCAATCTATGGATTTATAAGAATGCTTCTCAAACTTCTTAAAGAAAAGGATGTTCAGTATCTACTCATTGCTTTTGATAGCCCTCATCCTACAAAAAGGCATATAGTGTATGAGGATTATAAAATAACAAGGCCTGAAACACCCGGGGATTTACCGATTCAACTTGAGCAAATAAAAAAAATTATTGATGCTTTTGGCATAAAAAGGATTGAAATTCCTGGCTATGAAGCTGATGATATTATAGCTACAGTAGTTTTAAATCTCAATAACCAATCAATTACTAACAATATTTTTATTGTCAGTCTTGACAAGGATATGCTTCAGCTTGTTTCTGATAATGTAAAAATATATGATCCATTCAGTAACCTTATCATTGATAGAGACTATGTAATTAAAAAATACGGAATTCCTCCAGAAAAACTCAATGATTTCATGGCCTTTACAGGGGATAGTATTGATAATATTCCCGGAGTTAAGGGTATTGGAGAAAAAACCGCAGCAGAGCTTATGAAGAGATATGGTTCTGTTGAAGCTATATTGAAAAATCTTGACATAATCAAGCCTGCAAGGGTGGCTGAACTTATCAGAAAAAATATAGATTCTCTAAAATTTAGCAGGGAACTTGTAGCATTGAAGAGTGATGCTCCAATCAAACTACAAATCGATGACATTAAAATAAAGGAGCAGGATAATGACAAACTCACACAATTGTTTCAGGAATTTGAGTTCAGCACGCTTTTAAAAGAGGTTGTGACTAAAAACAATGAAATTAGAAACTCTGATGCTATAACAACAATAAAAGCCGGGATTGAACGGATTTTAGAAAAAATACATGAAAAAGGAGTATTCACGCTAACTCTTACTGAGAATAAATCGGATATTTTTAAGACAACTTCAAAAGTAATCAACTCAAAAGATGATTATACGATAAATATAGGAATTAATGGAGATATCTACGAAGTAGCTTTACAGGATTCTAAAGTGAACAAAATTTTATCTTTAGATGCATTGAAGATTGTATATAACGCAAAAGAGATATTAAAAAAACTTAAACATGCAGGCATGAAACTCTATTCTCCTTACTTTGATATTATGATAGCAGCTTATTTGATAAATCCAAATAGAGGAAAATACAATTTCAATGAAATTACACTTGAGTTTCTTGGGAAGCTCTACGACAGTCTAGAATCTTCCAATTTGATAATGTTTGAACTTTACGAAAAACTACATAGAGAACTGAAAGAAAAAGAGCTTGAGAGACTTTATTTTGATATTGAGATGCCTTTGATAGATGTTCTTTTTGAGATGGAAGAAGCCGGTATAAAAATTAATATTGACAAACTTGAGGCTCTCACAAAACAGATATCTTTTGAGCTTGACAAACTCAGAGAAAAAATTTATGGACTCGCTGGAGCTGAGTTTAACATTAACTCTCCAAAACAGCTTTCAGAGGTTTTATATGATAAACTCGGACTTAAATCCAGAAAAAGAGGTAAAAAGGCACGTTCAACCGAGATGGAGGTTCTTGAAGAACTTTCTGTACAGCATGAACTACCACAAGAAGTGATTAACTATCGTACGCTGAATAAACTTTTAACAGGATATCTTCTCCCCTTAAAAGATCACATAAATCCCGCAACCAATAGAATACATACAAAATGGTCTCAAACAGTAGCTGGAACAGGAAGAATTGTTAGCAGCGAACCAAATCTTCAGAATATTCCTGTAAAAGGACAGTGGGCTCAGCTTTTACGAGAAGTTTTTGTTCCTGAAGATGGCTTTTTGTTTTTAAGTGCTGACTATTCTCAGATTGAACTGAGACTTCTGGCTCATCTTAGTGAAGATCCTGCTTTAATCAGAGCATTTAAGGAGGGTAAAGATATTCATAATGCCACGGCATCTGAGATTTTTTCAGTTAATGAAAATGATGTTACTGAGGAACAGCGAAGAATTGCCAAAACAGTGAATTTTGGTATTTCATACGGAATAAGCCCATTTGGACTTTCTGAATCGATAAAAATTCCCTATGAAAAGGCTCAGGAGCTGATTGATCTTTATTTTTTGAGATATCCACAGGTAAAAAAATTTATTGAAGAAAGCATCGAATTTGCAAAGGAAAATGGCTATGTAAAAACACTTTTTGGAAGAATTAGACCTGTCTCTGAAATTAACAGTCAAAATCAATTTCTCAGATCACAGGCAGAAAGAATTGCTGTGAATGCAAGAGTGCAGGGAACTGCAGCAGATATCATAAAAATCGCAATGGTAAAAATTCATAATAGAATCAGGCAGGAGATGCTGAATGCAAAGATTATTTTACAGATTCATGATGAAATAGTGCTTGAGGTTAAAGAACAATTACTAGGAAGAGTAAGTGACATTGTTCAGAATGAAATGAAAGATTTTAATTTAAAAGTTCCTCTTGAGGTCAATGTATTTACTGGAAAGAGCCTGAATCTATAA
- a CDS encoding AAA family ATPase: protein MINWAHALNINSFPDKPEKLWVEQTHISYVFIDRFVYKIKKPVNFGFLDYTTLEKRKFFCEKEIELNSRLCPDIYLGVVPISETKYGYKVENSENPVEYAVKMKRLPEEGMMQNILNQDALTKKHIDLIVDILVSFYKSAKTGTGVNEYGSIDTVSFNTEENFAQTEKFVGKALNKWRYNAIINWTRTFIKKNASVFHSRIKEGYIREGHGDLYSANICFDNLKKVYIFDCVEFNERFRCGDVAGDIAFLSMDLDFHGYWELSKYFIESYIERSGDRGLIKVLNFYKCYRAYVRGKIACFTSEDSSLTDKTRQKELEQAQRYFDLACIYSGFKPRIFVVFGFSGTGKSTIARELKNHTLSNLIASDIVRKNLAGLPPEEHKYEPFEQGIYTQDFTDKTYKKMIDLAKEESKKGRDVILDATFLKKHHRELVMTELCLADIYWIWSTAEDSVIKERFKKRALDPDISDARWEIYLAQKKRFEEPIEISSEKLIKIDTTKKIETLIETITTRVYK, encoded by the coding sequence ATGATAAACTGGGCACATGCTTTAAATATAAACTCCTTTCCGGATAAACCAGAAAAGCTATGGGTTGAGCAGACTCATATATCGTATGTTTTTATTGACCGGTTTGTTTACAAAATAAAAAAGCCTGTAAATTTTGGCTTTCTTGATTATACGACTCTTGAAAAAAGAAAATTTTTCTGTGAAAAAGAGATTGAACTGAACAGTAGGCTATGTCCTGATATCTATCTCGGAGTTGTGCCTATTTCAGAGACAAAATATGGCTATAAAGTTGAAAACAGTGAAAATCCTGTTGAGTATGCTGTAAAGATGAAAAGACTTCCGGAAGAAGGAATGATGCAAAACATATTGAACCAGGATGCTCTAACGAAAAAACATATTGATTTAATTGTTGATATTTTAGTTTCATTTTACAAATCAGCAAAAACAGGTACTGGAGTTAATGAATATGGCTCAATAGATACTGTTTCGTTTAACACTGAAGAAAACTTTGCACAGACAGAGAAATTTGTTGGCAAAGCTTTAAATAAATGGAGATATAATGCAATCATCAACTGGACCAGAACTTTTATTAAGAAGAATGCCTCAGTTTTTCATAGTCGCATAAAAGAAGGTTATATTCGTGAAGGACATGGAGACCTTTATTCTGCCAATATATGTTTTGACAATCTTAAAAAAGTTTATATATTTGACTGTGTTGAGTTTAATGAAAGATTCAGATGCGGAGATGTGGCAGGTGACATAGCTTTTTTAAGTATGGACCTTGACTTTCACGGTTATTGGGAGCTTTCAAAATATTTTATAGAAAGCTACATTGAAAGATCAGGAGATAGAGGTTTAATTAAAGTTCTTAATTTTTACAAATGTTACCGTGCCTATGTAAGAGGTAAAATTGCCTGTTTTACATCTGAAGATTCATCATTAACAGACAAAACAAGACAAAAGGAACTTGAACAAGCTCAGAGATATTTTGACCTTGCCTGTATTTACAGTGGTTTCAAACCCCGGATTTTTGTGGTTTTTGGCTTTTCAGGAACAGGAAAGTCAACAATTGCAAGAGAATTAAAGAATCACACTCTTTCTAACTTGATTGCATCAGATATTGTAAGGAAAAACCTTGCCGGACTGCCTCCAGAGGAGCATAAATATGAACCATTTGAACAGGGAATTTACACTCAGGATTTTACTGATAAAACGTATAAAAAAATGATAGACCTTGCTAAAGAAGAGTCAAAAAAAGGAAGAGATGTTATTCTTGATGCCACATTTCTTAAAAAACACCACAGAGAGCTGGTCATGACAGAACTTTGTTTAGCAGATATTTACTGGATCTGGAGTACAGCAGAAGACAGTGTCATAAAGGAAAGATTTAAAAAAAGAGCATTAGATCCGGATATTTCAGATGCGAGGTGGGAAATTTATTTAGCTCAAAAGAAACGATTTGAAGAACCAATCGAAATTTCTTCCGAAAAACTTATAAAAATTGATACAACCAAAAAAATTGAAACTCTGATTGAAACTATAACAACCAGAGTTTATAAATAG
- a CDS encoding lysophospholipid acyltransferase family protein: MKSLFKHIVFKGGLRLFFWLGKLLRKQQLPKISKIIATILYRLPWSRKSITLDNLKIAFENKYNEQELKDILKKFLQEVISIALEVAFIVKKKEPLSHWAVAAGLEHLDDALKQGKGVIALSAHIGNIPIMLAWLAEKGYPVAVLFKEGKYLPEGFLYRLISSYKIYPIPFCSDREVPKEIIKALNKNMIVFILADQSRRGVYARFFGKLVQCQKGAFLIALRKMCPVIPVFITRQENIYKIKVYQSINMSDDKNIVEYIEQYNSLLESIILQHPEQYYWFHRRFKKMKLL; this comes from the coding sequence ATGAAATCTTTATTTAAACATATTGTTTTTAAAGGCGGGCTCAGGCTCTTCTTCTGGCTTGGAAAGTTGTTGAGGAAACAACAACTCCCTAAAATTTCAAAAATCATAGCAACTATTTTATATCGTCTTCCATGGTCACGTAAATCTATTACATTAGATAATCTTAAAATTGCTTTTGAAAATAAATATAATGAGCAAGAATTAAAAGATATTTTAAAAAAATTTCTTCAGGAAGTGATTTCAATTGCTCTTGAAGTTGCATTTATTGTAAAAAAAAAGGAGCCGCTGTCTCACTGGGCAGTTGCCGCAGGCCTTGAACATCTTGATGATGCATTGAAACAAGGTAAAGGAGTTATTGCTTTAAGTGCCCATATTGGAAACATTCCTATAATGCTTGCATGGCTTGCAGAAAAAGGATATCCTGTGGCTGTTCTTTTTAAAGAGGGGAAATATCTTCCAGAGGGTTTTCTTTACAGGCTTATCAGTTCTTATAAAATTTATCCAATTCCATTTTGTTCTGACAGAGAAGTTCCGAAGGAAATAATAAAGGCATTAAATAAAAATATGATTGTTTTTATACTTGCTGATCAGTCAAGAAGAGGAGTTTATGCAAGGTTTTTTGGTAAGCTTGTGCAATGTCAGAAAGGTGCTTTTTTAATTGCTTTAAGAAAGATGTGTCCTGTTATTCCTGTTTTCATTACAAGGCAAGAAAATATATATAAAATAAAAGTTTATCAATCAATAAATATGTCTGACGATAAAAATATTGTTGAATATATTGAGCAATATAATTCACTTCTTGAGAGTATTATATTGCAACATCCTGAGCAATATTACTGGTTTCACAGAAGATTTAAGAAGATGAAGCTTCTGTAA
- a CDS encoding ABC transporter ATP-binding protein gives MEKNMEIQRQFKIKYKKKWIDDLAVFWRLIKKHRLRFLIAMICSIAISGTNGAIAWSVKPAMDQIFVKKSSEYLYLILIAVVILFTLRGLFTFFNNYLMSSIGANIVKSVREAVYDKLLRLPFSFFCRDSSGNIISKLLNDIDLLNNTVSYTIKNFIVEGLTVVVLAGVAFYRKWDLALLSFVVIPLMVYVMTKLGKRMKDIGMKTRLRIARVTTLLHEALHGIKIIKAFTMEDDMINRYRKALNEHYRNIMREVKNEEFTSLITEIIAGVGVAMILFYGGWLVVNDKISSGDFFSFATAVMLMYTPLKRLTRVNALFQRGRNVVERLREIIFVNHEAEEGIKKEIKGHITFKNVSFKYPVSKDYALKNINIDIKPGETVAIVGPSGSGKSTIADLVAGFWYPTEGEILIDGISTKQYSLHTLRSQIALVTQDIVLFNDTAMNNIKFGNISSTDKEAIEAAKMADAHDFIINLPDGYNSIVGEKGILLSGGQKQRITIARAILRKPKILLLDEATASLDTESEEKIQRALEEMIKGRTTIVIAHRLSTIKRADKIIVIDKGKIIEQGTHEELLSREGLYRELWHLQFTEASSS, from the coding sequence ATGGAAAAGAATATGGAAATACAAAGACAGTTTAAAATAAAGTATAAAAAAAAATGGATTGATGATCTTGCTGTATTCTGGAGACTTATTAAAAAACATAGATTGAGATTTCTTATAGCAATGATTTGCAGTATTGCTATATCAGGGACAAATGGAGCTATTGCATGGTCTGTTAAACCAGCAATGGACCAGATTTTTGTTAAGAAATCATCAGAGTATCTTTATCTCATTTTAATTGCTGTTGTAATTCTTTTTACCCTTCGAGGACTTTTTACATTTTTTAATAACTATCTTATGAGTTCTATCGGTGCAAATATTGTAAAGAGCGTACGAGAGGCTGTTTACGATAAGCTTCTAAGGCTTCCTTTTTCATTTTTTTGCAGAGATAGCTCTGGCAATATTATTTCAAAATTACTTAATGATATTGACCTTCTTAACAATACCGTGTCATATACAATAAAAAACTTCATCGTTGAAGGACTTACAGTGGTTGTGCTTGCTGGTGTTGCATTTTATCGCAAATGGGACCTTGCTTTGCTTTCCTTTGTTGTTATTCCTTTAATGGTTTATGTGATGACAAAGCTTGGAAAAAGAATGAAAGATATAGGAATGAAAACTCGTTTAAGAATTGCCAGAGTCACAACACTTCTTCATGAGGCATTGCATGGAATAAAGATTATTAAGGCGTTCACAATGGAAGATGACATGATTAATAGATATAGGAAAGCTCTTAATGAGCACTACAGAAATATAATGCGGGAAGTGAAAAACGAAGAATTCACAAGCTTAATAACTGAAATTATTGCAGGAGTTGGTGTAGCAATGATACTTTTTTATGGTGGCTGGCTTGTAGTCAATGATAAAATTTCATCTGGAGACTTTTTTTCTTTCGCAACCGCTGTTATGCTTATGTACACACCTCTTAAAAGACTTACAAGAGTGAATGCATTATTTCAGAGGGGAAGAAATGTTGTTGAAAGATTGAGAGAAATCATATTTGTAAACCATGAAGCAGAAGAAGGAATTAAAAAAGAGATTAAAGGGCATATTACCTTTAAAAATGTTTCATTTAAATACCCTGTTTCAAAAGACTATGCATTGAAAAATATTAATATTGATATAAAACCTGGAGAAACAGTTGCAATAGTTGGCCCTTCTGGATCAGGAAAAAGCACAATAGCAGACTTAGTAGCTGGATTCTGGTATCCAACTGAGGGAGAGATTTTAATTGATGGAATAAGCACAAAGCAGTATTCTCTACATACCTTGCGTTCTCAGATAGCCCTTGTTACACAGGATATAGTTCTATTCAATGATACAGCTATGAACAATATAAAATTTGGGAATATTTCTTCAACTGATAAAGAAGCCATAGAAGCTGCAAAAATGGCAGATGCTCATGATTTTATAATAAATCTTCCAGATGGTTATAATTCTATAGTTGGTGAAAAAGGAATTTTACTTTCAGGTGGACAAAAACAGAGAATTACCATAGCAAGAGCAATTTTAAGAAAACCTAAAATTTTACTACTTGATGAAGCAACTGCATCTCTTGACACAGAATCAGAAGAAAAAATTCAACGAGCACTTGAAGAAATGATAAAAGGCAGAACAACCATAGTAATTGCCCACCGACTCTCAACAATAAAAAGAGCTGACAAAATTATTGTCATAGATAAAGGAAAAATAATTGAACAGGGAACTCATGAGGAACTTCTGTCTCGTGAAGGACTATACAGGGAGTTATGGCATCTTCAGTTTACAGAAGCTTCATCTTCTTAA
- the moaA gene encoding GTP 3',8-cyclase MoaA — protein MKDQYNREINYLRVSITDRCNLRCIYCMPEEGIKQILSHQEILTYEEILRVINIAVTLGTSKVRITGGEPLVRKGVVGFIEKLAKIDGINDIGITTNGVLLKSYAKDLFEAGLKRLNISLDSLDEKKFSMITRFGHLKDVLEGIEKANEIGFTPIKINVVVMRGINDNEIEKFAQWSKEVPYQIRFIEFMPLGGLKLWSKELFVSSDEIKSRIQTTVGNLISVQVKKSGPAEYFMLQGAKGLLGFISPMTTHMCARCNRLRLTADGKLRACLFSDKEIDLKKHLRAASSDKEIRKILIKTIHSKPQAMSKYIKPLRPMSTIGG, from the coding sequence ATGAAAGACCAATATAACAGAGAAATAAACTATTTAAGGGTTTCTATTACCGATAGATGCAATTTAAGATGTATCTACTGTATGCCTGAAGAAGGCATAAAACAAATACTGTCTCATCAAGAAATTCTCACTTATGAAGAAATTTTAAGAGTTATAAATATTGCAGTCACTCTTGGAACATCTAAAGTAAGGATCACAGGTGGAGAGCCACTGGTAAGAAAAGGAGTTGTTGGATTCATCGAAAAACTGGCAAAGATTGATGGAATCAATGATATAGGGATAACCACAAATGGAGTGCTGCTCAAAAGCTATGCAAAAGATCTTTTTGAAGCAGGATTAAAAAGACTGAATATAAGTCTTGACTCGCTTGATGAAAAAAAATTTAGTATGATAACAAGATTTGGTCATTTAAAAGATGTCCTTGAAGGAATTGAAAAAGCTAATGAGATTGGCTTTACACCAATAAAAATCAATGTTGTTGTAATGAGAGGAATTAATGATAATGAAATAGAAAAGTTTGCTCAATGGAGCAAAGAAGTGCCTTATCAGATTAGATTTATAGAATTTATGCCTCTTGGAGGATTAAAGCTCTGGAGTAAAGAGCTTTTTGTATCCTCAGATGAAATTAAATCCAGAATACAAACCACAGTAGGAAACTTAATTTCGGTTCAGGTAAAAAAATCTGGTCCTGCTGAGTATTTCATGTTGCAAGGAGCAAAAGGACTTCTTGGATTTATAAGCCCTATGACAACTCATATGTGTGCAAGATGCAACAGGCTCAGACTTACAGCAGATGGAAAACTCAGAGCATGTCTTTTTTCGGATAAAGAGATTGATTTAAAAAAGCATTTAAGAGCTGCTTCATCGGATAAAGAAATTAGAAAAATTCTTATAAAAACAATCCATTCAAAACCTCAAGCTATGTCAAAATATATAAAACCTCTACGCCCCATGTCAACAATAGGAGGTTGA
- the ybgF gene encoding tol-pal system protein YbgF, with protein sequence MKKGISLIFAGFASIALFGCVTTGEFDQMKSDIAKLYVENSELRKEISELKTRVDNLSSDLNTTVALKEGQLTLIAQTQDYVKELQILKGKFEESSYNNEKRFKELNDKITELQAKLTPSAPPVEKQEPVQPPKETLKDPKQLYDDAHIDIKNKNFTSAREKFQEIIKNDPDFELVPNAYFWIGETYYGEKKYEDAILSYEEFLKRYPKHDKAPGALLKEGMAFLELKDKKTAKVVFERVIEKYPQSKEATIAQQKIVEILKSMNTGTKSTPKKTTTKKKRK encoded by the coding sequence ATGAAAAAGGGAATTAGCCTTATATTTGCTGGATTTGCATCAATAGCTTTGTTTGGTTGTGTAACCACCGGAGAATTTGATCAGATGAAATCAGATATTGCAAAACTTTATGTGGAAAATAGTGAACTGAGAAAAGAGATTTCTGAACTTAAAACAAGGGTTGATAATCTTTCTTCTGATCTTAACACAACAGTTGCGTTAAAAGAAGGACAACTTACACTTATTGCTCAGACACAGGATTATGTGAAAGAGCTTCAGATTCTTAAAGGAAAATTTGAGGAAAGCTCCTATAATAATGAAAAAAGATTCAAAGAACTAAATGATAAAATAACAGAATTACAGGCAAAACTTACTCCATCTGCTCCACCAGTCGAGAAACAGGAACCTGTACAACCTCCTAAAGAAACATTAAAGGATCCAAAACAACTTTATGATGATGCTCATATTGATATAAAAAATAAAAATTTTACATCTGCCAGAGAAAAATTTCAGGAAATAATTAAAAATGATCCAGATTTTGAACTTGTTCCAAATGCCTATTTCTGGATTGGAGAAACTTATTATGGCGAGAAAAAATATGAAGATGCTATTCTTTCTTATGAGGAGTTTCTTAAAAGATATCCAAAACATGATAAGGCACCAGGAGCACTTCTTAAGGAAGGGATGGCATTTTTAGAGTTAAAGGATAAAAAAACCGCAAAAGTAGTTTTTGAAAGAGTAATTGAAAAATATCCTCAATCCAAGGAAGCCACAATTGCCCAACAGAAAATAGTAGAAATACTTAAAAGTATGAATACTGGAACTAAATCAACACCGAAGAAAACCACAACAAAGAAAAAAAGAAAATGA
- the pal gene encoding peptidoglycan-associated lipoprotein Pal: MHFKTIFLIIFCILLVAGCAERKIYMPGGQTGAEGITSKQEQKAEVEETKPSEEESLSSAQMSELIKKLQEQIGDIHFDFDKYDIKQEDIPTLKQVAKTLQKYSKLKVIIEGHCDEKGTNEYNFALGQKRANAAKQYLINLGVMSSRIDIISYGEEKPLCMEHTEECWQKNRRAHFVFIEEAR, encoded by the coding sequence ATGCATTTCAAAACTATTTTTCTGATTATTTTTTGCATTTTACTTGTAGCTGGCTGCGCTGAAAGGAAAATTTATATGCCAGGAGGGCAAACAGGTGCTGAAGGAATTACATCAAAGCAAGAACAAAAAGCCGAGGTTGAAGAGACAAAGCCTTCTGAAGAAGAAAGTTTATCATCCGCTCAAATGTCAGAGCTAATTAAAAAGCTTCAGGAGCAAATAGGGGATATTCATTTTGATTTTGATAAATACGATATAAAACAAGAGGACATTCCGACATTAAAACAAGTAGCTAAAACACTTCAAAAATATTCAAAACTGAAAGTTATCATTGAAGGACACTGTGACGAAAAAGGCACTAATGAATATAATTTTGCACTGGGTCAAAAAAGAGCAAACGCTGCCAAACAGTATTTAATAAATCTTGGAGTTATGTCTTCAAGGATAGACATAATAAGTTATGGTGAGGAAAAACCTTTATGCATGGAACATACCGAAGAATGCTGGCAGAAAAATAGAAGAGCACATTTTGTATTTATTGAGGAGGCCAGATGA